The window GTAGAACTTCCCGCTCCTACAATGGTATGAAGCTCATCAATAAATAAGATGACGTCTCTGTTTTTTTCCAGTTCTGTCATAATTGCCTTCATTCTTTCTTCAAACTGACCACGGTATTTCGTTCCGGCTACTAAACTTGCCAGATCTAAAGTGATCACTCGTTTTCCGTAAAGAACTCTGGATACTTTTTTCTGTTGAATTCTTAATGCCAAACCTTCAGCAATGGCAGATTTACCAACTCCCGGCTCCCCGATAAGAAGCGGGTTGTTTTTCTTTCTGCGGGATAAGATCTGAGAAACTCTCTCAATTTCTTTTTCACGCCCGATTACTGGGTCCAGCTTTCCATCTCTAGCCAAAGAAGTAAGGTCTCTACCAAAGTTATCCAATGTAGGCGTTTTACTTTTCGCAGAACCTAGGTTTCCTGTAGGCTTTCTCATTTGCTCAAATTCTTCTCTCTCATCATCATCATCATAGGCACTCATCTGAGGAGACTGGCCTGAATTTTTAAGCATAGTCTGGTATTCTCTTGAAACTCCTTCGTAGTCGATGTCATAAGCTCCCAGAATATTTGAAGTAGGGTCCTCATATTTATAAAGAATACCTAAAAGCAGGTGAACGGTATTAATTTCATTGCTTTTATACTGGCGGCATTCTAACTCTGCACGCTTAATGGCATGATCTGCCATCTTGGTGAAAGAAATATTGGTAACCTCTTCAGAAATAGGATTTAGACTTGCTGTATTTAAAGTTTCAATTTTTCTTCTGATTTGTGTTAAATCCGCATTAAGGTTTTGAAGGATTTCTTTTGCAGAGTTTTCCGTTTTTATAATACCTAAAAGTAGATGTTCTGTATTAAGAAATTCACTTTTGAGCCTTTTAGCTTCGCTTTTGCTTTGTTTGAACACCTGGCTCAAACCTTGTGAAAACTTATAATCCATAATATATCTCATTAGAACAAAGGCAACATTACCTTTTATTCATTATCTAAATTACAAATATTTTACCAAAAATCAATTAATGACTTTATGGCAGAAAAAATTTTATTATCTTATTGAAAATGATTAAGTTTGTTGTCCTTAAATTTTCCCCATGAATACGGAAATTACTACGTATATAGGCTATTCTGCTTCTCTTTTTATCGTATTGAGTTTCATCCTGAAAGATGTAAAAAAAATAAGGGTGGTCAACATGATTGGCTGTATTTGTTTTGTCATTTATGGTATCTTTAATGGAATGCTTTGGCCGGTTATCATTCCAAACGGGCTTATTTGTTTCATTCAGATCTACTATTTACTATTCGATAAGAAAGATTGATGAAGAAGAAAATAATCATATCTGCGTTTAGTAATCTGTATACCGATCAGAGAATAGAAAAGGTATGCAAAACCCTTTTTGACAACGGATATCCTATAGAACTCATCGGAAACAACTGGGGAGGAAATGAGAATATGGAACGTCCTTATCCTTTTTCCAGAATAGGATTGAAATCTAAAAGTTTGAAGACTGCTTATTTTGAGTTCAACTGGAAATTATACAAAGAGCTGAAGAAAAAAGCGGACAAAGATACGATCCTTCATGCCAATGACATTGACGCACTTCTGCCAAATTATCTCATTGCCAAAAAACTAGATATTCCTTTGGTCTTTGACAGCCATGAAATTTTTACGGAAATGCCATCGGTACAAAACCGCTTTTCACAGAAATTCTGGAGAATGGTGGAGGGAAATCTGGTTCCCCATGTTAAGTTTATGATGACAGAAAGTGAAAGCTATGCCGAATGGTTTCACGAAAAATACAATGTCAATCCCATCGTTGTCAGAAACATTCCGAGAAAAATACTTTCTGCTCCCGAAATTCTGGACAATCAGCCTAAAATTATTCTGTATCAAGGGGCCATCAATCAGTCCAGAGGAATTGAAAAAATGATTGTTGCCATGCATCATATTAAAGATGCGGTTTTGAAAATAGCCGGAGATGGGCCTAAGAAGAAAGAATATGAGGAGCTTGTTGTTCAGGAAAATTTACAGGATAAAGTTTTTTTCCTGGGTAAGCTTAAGCCGGAAAATCTCAGAGAAATAACCAAAACAGCAGATGTAGGGTTCAGTCTTGAAGAGAATAACGGGGTGAGCTATTATTATTCTCTTCCTAATAAAGTTTGTGATTATATTCAATCCAGAGTACCGCTTGTGATGATCAATTTCCCGGAGATGCAGCGCATAAGAAATCAGTTCAATGTAGGGGAAATGATCACCGATCATCATCCTGAAACGATAGAAAAAGCAATTAATCTTGTTTTGGAGAGGGGAAGAAAGCATTATCAGAGTGAACTGAACAAAGCGGCGGACGTTTTTTGCTGGGAGAATGAGGAAACAAAAATCCTGCAGCTTTTTGAACAGGCATCTCGTTAATAAATTTTACAAAATTGGTTATCTTTGCACAAAGAAATTTGATTTAAAATGACCATTAAAGAAAAACAGCAGGAAATAATCGAAGAATTCGCTTTTCTTGAAGACTGGGAGCAAAAGTACGAGTACATTATTGATCTTGGAAAAGAACTGAAGGGCTTACCGGAAGAAAGAAAGACAGAGGAGAACCTGATTAAAGGCTGCCAGAGCAAAGTTTGGATCGATGCCGAATTTAAAGACGGAAAGCTTTTCTTTAATGCTGATTCTGATGGTATTCTGCCCAAAGGAATCGTTTCTCTTTTAGTAAGTATTTATAGTGGACATTCTACTCAGGAAATCCTGGATTCTGATTTTGATTTTATTGCAGAAATAGGATTGCAGGAATTTCTTTCGCCATCCAGAGCCAATGGATTAATGGCGATGACAAAGCAGATCAAGTTTTATGCAGTTGCTTATCAACTGAAATCATAACCGTGACCAGAATTCTAGCATATCGTTTTTCCGCATTCGGAGATGTTGCGATGACCGTACCTGTTTTCAGAGAGTTTCTGGAGCAGAACCCCGGTGTGGAAATTATTATGGTTTCCAGGAAAAATTTTGAAGCCTTATTTGCCGGAATTCCTAATGTAACCTTTAAAGGGATAGATCTGGATGATTATAAAGGCTTCTTTGGGCTGAGGAAGCTGAGTAATGAGCTGATCAGAGAATTTAAACCGGATTATGTGGCCAATCTTCATGATGTAATCCGGACGAAAATATTAGACAGAATATACAGAAGGAAAGGTCTTAAGGTTTTTAAAATAGATAAGGGAAAAGAAGAGAAAGAGCATCTTACAGATGTCTGGAATCTGGAAAAAGTACAGCTGAAAAAAACGGTAGAACGTTACGCTGATGTTTTTCGAAATATGGGCTTCACAATAGAGCTTTCCCATCAATTGAGACCTGTTCCCGGGCATAAGTCAGGAATTGGATTTGCTCCTTTTGCCCAACATAAGGGGAAAATGCTGCCTCTGGATAAATCTTATGAGCTGGTAAGAATTCTGGCTAAAAAACATACGGTATATTTCTTTGGCGGAGGAAAAAAAGAAAAGGAAACGCTTGAAAAATGGGAGCGTGAGATTCCCAATACAAAAAATCTTGCCGGAACATTAAACCTTACAGAAGAGCTCAACCATATTGGCGGACTTGAACTGATGATTTCTATGGATTCTGCAAATATGCACCTTGCCAGTCTTATGGGCACCCGATGTATCTCTATTTGGGGAGCGACTCATCCTTATGCCGGATTTTTAGGATTCGGACAGCGTGAAGAGGATGTTGTACAGGTGAAAGACCTTAGCTGCAGGCCGTGTTCTGTTTTCGGAGATAAGGAATGTTTCAGAGGCGATTGGGCCTGTCTTGAAGAGTTTGATATTCAGGGCGTGGTAGACAGGGTTAATTCTTAAAGATCGTGCTGATCATTTCTTCGGCTTTTCCTTTGTCCGAATGGGTATTTTCTAATATATTCCTTCTGTTTTCAGCATCATGGTATTCTTTTTCAGCTGAGGTGATAATGTGTTGGCGTATCTCGGTCATATCAGTTCCATACAGGCATAAGTTTGTTAAAACAGGATCATCTGTAATATTTCCGTTAATAATTACAAAACGGCTGTTGTAAAGCGTGTTGAACAGCTTTACTTTAGTGCCCGAATTCTGATAGGAGATCAGAATATTGCCGTGGGCATTTTCCAAAAGGCTGTGAAGTTTTTCCGTAGTCTGGATAGAAGTTAGGCTGATATTCTGAATTGCTGAGATTTTTCTTTTAATACCTTCGCCGGCACGGTCAGAAGCCACCACTAATTTGTATTGCGGAAGAGTTTTAAATAGATCTATAGTTTCATTCAAAGCTCTTTTGTTATCGGCAGTCGTAAGATCTCCGTGAAAGAGGAAATAATTTCCTTTTTTATCTAATTGTTTTACCGACTGGTTACCATGAAATAGGTGAATTAACTGCGCATTTCCCGAATAGTTTTCTACTTCTTTGTATTCCTTTTCAGACAGGCAGAACACAGCTTCAAATTTCTTCAACATCTTTTTCTGATATCCGGCATATTTTAAAGATTCAATCCTGTAAATAAGCTTTTTGAATAGATTCTTTTCTGATAAAGAAAGCCCTTTATAGTACTCTGTTTCGTTGTTGTGGTGGCGAAGGTAGAGTGGATGCTCTTTATCCTTCAAAAACTGTATGATATAAGTAGTCTGTAAGCCCTCAAATAATAAGGGAGCTTTTATCTTTTCGATATTTTTAATGAGATCTTCAGAACCTCTGATAGCAGCAGCGAAAGGTGTTCCTGAAAAATAAACGAGCGGATTCTTTTTCTTTTTATAAAAAAAAATATTTTCCGTGATTTCTTTAACTTCCGGATCAATCTTGTCAGGGATCTGATCTATAAAACAATGAAGGTGAATTTTTATTCCCAGATCAGATAAAGCCTTAATCTTGTAATACACATCAATAATACCACCATAAGAAGGAGGGTAGGGGTAATTAAATGATATGATATGAAGTTCTTTCACGTAAGCCGAATTCAGTTGAAGGGCAAAGGTAAATAAATATGGGGAAAAGTGGAGTGTCGCTTTAATTTGCTCAGTGTAAAAATAAAAAAAACCTCCCAGAAATCTGAGAGATTTTTTGTGGGTCCTGAGGGATTCTCTCTCTATTGTATTACATATTGATATTTAATATTTTACATGTTTTTCTTAATGAGGGTATACCTGAAAGTATGCCTTTTCACTTTAAAGTTAATTACTTTGTTTTTTGTCAGAATATAACTCTTCAATAGTATCACTTTGCCAAAATTCTTTGGAATTAGCATCCATGATACTGAGTTTTCCTTCCCCATAACCTGCTCCAGTATCTAAATTCCATATATTGTATTTATTTATTGGTTCTGTTTCATCCCAATTAAGTGTAGGAGTATGACCTATAAATATTTCTTTATGGACTTCAAATATTCTGAATTCTTTTGGAAGCTGTTCAGTTTTATTATCCATAGCTTGTTTC of the Chryseobacterium aureum genome contains:
- a CDS encoding glycosyltransferase family 9 protein, whose amino-acid sequence is MTRILAYRFSAFGDVAMTVPVFREFLEQNPGVEIIMVSRKNFEALFAGIPNVTFKGIDLDDYKGFFGLRKLSNELIREFKPDYVANLHDVIRTKILDRIYRRKGLKVFKIDKGKEEKEHLTDVWNLEKVQLKKTVERYADVFRNMGFTIELSHQLRPVPGHKSGIGFAPFAQHKGKMLPLDKSYELVRILAKKHTVYFFGGGKKEKETLEKWEREIPNTKNLAGTLNLTEELNHIGGLELMISMDSANMHLASLMGTRCISIWGATHPYAGFLGFGQREEDVVQVKDLSCRPCSVFGDKECFRGDWACLEEFDIQGVVDRVNS
- a CDS encoding glycosyltransferase; the encoded protein is MKKKIIISAFSNLYTDQRIEKVCKTLFDNGYPIELIGNNWGGNENMERPYPFSRIGLKSKSLKTAYFEFNWKLYKELKKKADKDTILHANDIDALLPNYLIAKKLDIPLVFDSHEIFTEMPSVQNRFSQKFWRMVEGNLVPHVKFMMTESESYAEWFHEKYNVNPIVVRNIPRKILSAPEILDNQPKIILYQGAINQSRGIEKMIVAMHHIKDAVLKIAGDGPKKKEYEELVVQENLQDKVFFLGKLKPENLREITKTADVGFSLEENNGVSYYYSLPNKVCDYIQSRVPLVMINFPEMQRIRNQFNVGEMITDHHPETIEKAINLVLERGRKHYQSELNKAADVFCWENEETKILQLFEQASR
- a CDS encoding SufE family protein; its protein translation is MTIKEKQQEIIEEFAFLEDWEQKYEYIIDLGKELKGLPEERKTEENLIKGCQSKVWIDAEFKDGKLFFNADSDGILPKGIVSLLVSIYSGHSTQEILDSDFDFIAEIGLQEFLSPSRANGLMAMTKQIKFYAVAYQLKS
- a CDS encoding uroporphyrinogen decarboxylase → MNTEITTYIGYSASLFIVLSFILKDVKKIRVVNMIGCICFVIYGIFNGMLWPVIIPNGLICFIQIYYLLFDKKD
- a CDS encoding glycosyltransferase — encoded protein: MKELHIISFNYPYPPSYGGIIDVYYKIKALSDLGIKIHLHCFIDQIPDKIDPEVKEITENIFFYKKKKNPLVYFSGTPFAAAIRGSEDLIKNIEKIKAPLLFEGLQTTYIIQFLKDKEHPLYLRHHNNETEYYKGLSLSEKNLFKKLIYRIESLKYAGYQKKMLKKFEAVFCLSEKEYKEVENYSGNAQLIHLFHGNQSVKQLDKKGNYFLFHGDLTTADNKRALNETIDLFKTLPQYKLVVASDRAGEGIKRKISAIQNISLTSIQTTEKLHSLLENAHGNILISYQNSGTKVKLFNTLYNSRFVIINGNITDDPVLTNLCLYGTDMTEIRQHIITSAEKEYHDAENRRNILENTHSDKGKAEEMISTIFKN